Proteins encoded within one genomic window of Panicum virgatum strain AP13 chromosome 1N, P.virgatum_v5, whole genome shotgun sequence:
- the LOC120657414 gene encoding pathogenesis-related protein PR-1-like, with amino-acid sequence MPPRRLPFVAAAALLLVVMLLLPGATAADAAAARGGRSLASGFLEPHNAARRAVGLRPLRWDEGLAAYARRYAAARSGDCALAHSHGPYGENLFRGSGGAGWTPADVVGAWVRERALYDPRANACRGAPGACGHYTQIVWRGTAAVGCALVPCAGGRATFGVCSYNPPGNYVAVRPY; translated from the coding sequence atgccgcctcgccgcctccccttcgtggccgccgccgcgctcctcctcgtcgtcatgCTCCTCCTGCCCGGCGCGAccgcggccgacgccgccgccgctcgcggcgGGAGGAGCCTGGCGTCCGGCTTCCTGGAGCCGCAcaacgcggcgcggcgcgcggtgggGCTGCGGCCGCTGCGGTGGGACGAGGGCCTGGCGGCGTACGCGCGGCggtacgcggcggcgcggagcggcgaCTGCGCGCTGGCGCACTCGCACGGGCCCTACGGAGAGAACCTCTtccgcgggagcggcggcgccgggtggACCCCCGCCGACGTGGTGGGCGCCTGGGTCCGGGAGCGGGCGCTCTACGACCCGCGCGCCAACGCCTgccgcggcgcgcccggcgcctGCGGGCACTACACGCAGATCGTGTGGCGCGGCACCGCGGCGGTCGGGTGCGCGCTCGTGCCCTGCGCCGGCGGACGCGCCACGTTCGGGGTCTGCAGCTACAACCCGCCCGGCAACTACGTGGCCGTCAGGCCCTACTGA